A region of Reichenbachiella carrageenanivorans DNA encodes the following proteins:
- a CDS encoding T9SS type A sorting domain-containing protein, protein MKSSILAVLIVFNSWAVRAQFETKNTYTGTWSDTGSWTAGQPNPLTTNIDDEANIYGYITREGSLSFTNIGNNSDEIIIYDTLVVEGNMTFETNSISLKVETGGLLVIFGDFVANNKVDLENGGTMVITGDMTLSGGQQDYIDNGGGLYVDGDIIGNGDTSEADNVDRPSSDLNSGNSEEQSLYEFIQSGGSKALPITLGKFEVKSIEKGVQLMWTTLSEENFDYFEIYRSADGSNFEVIGEMKGQGFTSESMDYLFVDESPLYGLGYYRLNAIDFDGSSEMFAVVKVSHSPTYLKPSVYPNPTQGQNLSIQMNYTEAPINQHLVISNYEGKVVFESSESQSLQKINLQGLKSGLYFVKIQIDNLIFKEKLLID, encoded by the coding sequence ATGAAAAGTAGTATTCTCGCCGTTTTGATAGTGTTTAATAGCTGGGCTGTACGGGCTCAATTTGAAACAAAAAATACCTATACAGGTACTTGGAGTGATACGGGGTCTTGGACTGCAGGACAACCAAACCCGTTGACTACTAATATTGATGACGAGGCCAATATCTATGGTTATATCACAAGAGAAGGTAGCCTCAGCTTTACCAATATTGGTAACAATTCTGACGAAATTATCATATATGATACCTTGGTAGTAGAAGGTAATATGACATTTGAAACTAACTCAATCAGCCTAAAAGTAGAAACAGGGGGATTACTTGTCATATTTGGTGATTTTGTGGCCAACAATAAGGTGGATCTTGAGAACGGAGGAACGATGGTCATTACTGGAGATATGACTCTAAGTGGGGGGCAGCAAGACTATATAGACAACGGAGGGGGATTGTATGTGGATGGAGACATCATTGGCAATGGAGATACCTCAGAAGCAGATAATGTGGATCGACCTTCGTCGGATTTGAATAGTGGTAATAGTGAAGAGCAAAGTCTTTATGAGTTTATACAGAGCGGTGGAAGTAAAGCATTGCCGATAACCTTGGGAAAATTTGAAGTAAAATCTATAGAAAAGGGAGTGCAATTGATGTGGACTACTTTGTCGGAAGAAAACTTTGATTATTTCGAAATATACCGTTCCGCAGATGGGTCTAATTTTGAAGTGATCGGAGAAATGAAAGGGCAAGGTTTTACCTCTGAATCGATGGATTACTTATTCGTAGACGAGTCGCCACTATACGGATTAGGTTATTACCGTCTCAATGCCATAGATTTTGACGGATCGAGTGAGATGTTTGCTGTTGTCAAAGTCTCTCACAGTCCTACATACCTAAAGCCCTCCGTGTACCCAAACCCTACACAAGGTCAGAACCTGTCAATTCAAATGAATTATACGGAAGCACCTATAAATCAGCACCTAGTGATTTCTAATTATGAGGGAAAAGTAGTGTTTGAATCTTCGGAATCACAAAGTCTGCAAAAAATAAATCTACAAGGGCTCAAGTCAGGGTTATATTTTGTCAAAATCCAAATTGATAATTTGATTTTTAAGGAAAAACTATTGATTGACTAG
- the kbl gene encoding glycine C-acetyltransferase yields the protein MYKSLEAKLKIQLEEIKAAGLFKTERIITTPQGADIKTSEGKEVINFCANNYLGLSSHPKVVEAAKKAIDTHGFGMSSVRFICGTQDIHKELEQKISEFLGTEDTILYAAAFDANGGVFEPLFGPEDAIISDALNHASIIDGVRLCKAQRYRYNNNDMADLEAKLIEAKDAKCKIIVTDGAFSMDGTVAQMDKICDLADKYDALVMSDECHSTGFMGKTGRGVHELCGVMDRVDIITGTLGKALGGASGGFTSGKKEIIEMLRQKSRPYLFSNTLAPSIVGASIAVIDMLSETTELRDKLEENTLYFREKMTEAGFDIKPGFHPIVPIMLYDAVLSQQFAARLLEEGIYVIGFYFPVVPKGQARIRVQMSAVHDRRHLDKAISAFTKVGKELGVI from the coding sequence ATGTACAAGTCATTAGAAGCCAAACTGAAAATTCAGTTGGAAGAAATTAAGGCAGCAGGCCTTTTTAAAACGGAACGGATCATTACTACTCCTCAAGGAGCCGATATCAAAACCAGTGAAGGCAAAGAAGTGATCAACTTTTGCGCCAATAACTACCTTGGCTTATCCTCTCACCCTAAGGTGGTCGAGGCTGCTAAAAAGGCCATCGATACACACGGGTTTGGTATGTCATCGGTGAGATTTATTTGTGGTACGCAGGATATCCACAAAGAGCTAGAACAAAAAATATCTGAATTTTTAGGCACAGAAGACACCATCTTATATGCGGCGGCATTCGATGCAAATGGTGGTGTATTCGAACCACTCTTTGGGCCTGAAGATGCTATCATTTCAGATGCACTGAATCATGCCTCAATCATCGATGGCGTGAGGTTGTGCAAAGCTCAGCGTTACAGATACAATAATAACGACATGGCAGATCTCGAGGCTAAACTCATCGAGGCCAAAGATGCCAAATGCAAAATTATCGTAACAGACGGTGCTTTCTCTATGGACGGTACCGTAGCGCAAATGGACAAAATATGTGATCTCGCTGATAAGTACGACGCACTGGTGATGTCGGACGAATGTCATTCTACAGGATTCATGGGCAAGACAGGGCGTGGTGTGCATGAACTGTGTGGTGTGATGGATCGAGTAGACATTATTACGGGCACTTTGGGCAAAGCACTGGGAGGAGCCTCTGGCGGGTTTACTTCTGGCAAAAAAGAAATTATAGAAATGCTTAGACAGAAGTCTAGACCTTATTTGTTTTCCAATACATTGGCTCCTTCTATCGTGGGTGCCTCTATCGCGGTGATCGATATGCTGAGCGAGACCACGGAGCTTAGAGATAAGCTCGAAGAAAACACGCTTTACTTCCGTGAAAAAATGACGGAGGCAGGATTCGATATCAAGCCAGGCTTTCATCCGATTGTGCCTATTATGCTTTATGATGCAGTACTGTCGCAGCAATTTGCGGCTAGGTTACTCGAAGAGGGGATCTATGTGATTGGGTTCTATTTTCCTGTAGTGCCTAAGGGGCAGGCTCGAATTAGAGTGCAAATGTCGGCTGTACACGATCGCCGTCATCTGGACAAAGCCATTTCAGCTTTTACTAAAGTAGGTAAAGAACTGGGTGTGATCTGA
- the truA gene encoding tRNA pseudouridine(38-40) synthase TruA, whose protein sequence is MRYFIDLAYDGTHYHGWQIQNNVVTVQRVLNEALSTILRTEISTIGSGRTDTGVHAMMQVVHFDYANEIVVGQLAAKLNSLLPQDIAVRTIKPVKEGVSARFEAVSRAYIYKIHQYKNPFLQGQSYQFHQAIDLDQMNACCELIKTWKDFEAMSKVKTEVNNFNCEIFDAYWKKHNGEIHFHVSANRFLRGMVRALVGTMLDVGQGRMTVEAFQAVLESRDRKKAGRSVPAHGLYLRDIIYPKDIYL, encoded by the coding sequence ATGAGGTATTTCATTGATCTTGCTTACGACGGCACGCACTATCACGGGTGGCAAATCCAAAACAATGTAGTCACCGTGCAACGTGTGCTCAACGAAGCACTGTCTACGATACTGCGAACGGAGATTTCCACAATAGGCAGTGGACGAACGGATACGGGCGTCCATGCCATGATGCAGGTGGTTCATTTCGACTATGCAAACGAAATCGTCGTGGGCCAGTTAGCCGCCAAACTCAATAGTCTGCTGCCACAGGATATAGCCGTACGGACAATCAAACCAGTAAAAGAAGGAGTGAGTGCGAGGTTTGAGGCAGTGTCTCGTGCCTATATTTATAAAATTCACCAATACAAAAATCCGTTTTTGCAAGGACAGTCTTATCAGTTTCATCAAGCCATTGATCTGGATCAAATGAATGCTTGCTGTGAGTTGATCAAAACCTGGAAGGATTTTGAAGCCATGAGTAAGGTAAAGACGGAGGTCAATAATTTTAATTGTGAAATATTTGATGCCTATTGGAAAAAACATAACGGTGAGATTCATTTTCACGTAAGTGCCAATAGATTTTTGAGAGGGATGGTTCGTGCCTTGGTGGGTACCATGCTAGATGTGGGTCAGGGCCGAATGACAGTTGAAGCTTTTCAAGCTGTATTAGAAAGTCGAGATCGCAAAAAAGCAGGGCGATCTGTTCCTGCGCATGGTCTATATTTGCGCGACATTATCTACCCAAAAGACATTTATCTTTAA
- a CDS encoding ABC transporter ATP-binding protein, with protein MSLEKEKPDGKILDMKVLKRIFVFVKPYMTQFWLLVLLTFALAILVPIRPYLIQVAIDNDVANGDFDGLVHMIILLIGLLLAQAVVQYGHTYLSSWLGQYIIRDIRTSLYEHIQKLKLKFFDKTPIGRLVTRNISDIETLADVFSQGIAMMIGDLLQLVVILIFMFYTDWKLTLVSLSTLPVLIFATYIFKEKIKVSFNSVRTAVSNLNSFVQEHITGMSIVQIFNSEDREHEKFKAINREHRKANIKSVLYYSVYFPVAEVIQAIGIGLVVWYGAVKMIDAEYQPGVLIAFIMYIQMFFRPIRMIADKFNTLQLGIVSSNRLIDLLENDEHISNEGSFNPAQLEGYVSFKDVWFAYNDEDYVLKNINFEVAAGQTIALVGATGAGKSSVINLLSRFYDINKGSITVDDHDIHDYELSALRQNIGVVLQDVFLFSDTIEKNITLGNVDITRQQVMDAAELVGAREFIERLPGGLDYNVMERGATLSVGQRQLISFVRAMVYNPKIIVLDEATSSVDTETEELIQQAIDRMMKGRTSIVIAHRLSTIQHADKILVLERGEIKETGSHDELLAKDGYYAQLHKMQYKEVTNKSA; from the coding sequence ATTAGTTTGGAAAAAGAAAAACCCGACGGTAAAATACTGGATATGAAAGTTCTGAAAAGAATTTTCGTATTCGTCAAACCGTATATGACGCAGTTTTGGTTATTGGTATTGCTCACCTTTGCATTGGCAATATTGGTGCCCATTAGGCCCTATCTGATACAAGTCGCCATAGACAACGACGTGGCCAATGGCGATTTCGACGGATTGGTGCATATGATCATTTTACTGATCGGGTTGCTGCTGGCACAAGCAGTGGTGCAGTATGGCCATACTTACTTGTCGAGTTGGCTGGGGCAGTATATCATTCGAGATATTCGTACGAGCCTTTACGAGCATATTCAAAAACTCAAACTCAAGTTTTTTGACAAAACGCCCATCGGTCGATTAGTCACTCGCAACATTTCGGATATTGAGACGCTGGCCGATGTGTTTAGCCAAGGCATTGCTATGATGATAGGCGATTTGCTGCAGCTAGTAGTGATTCTAATTTTTATGTTTTATACTGATTGGAAGCTTACGTTGGTGAGTTTGTCCACATTGCCAGTGCTCATATTCGCTACTTATATTTTCAAAGAAAAAATTAAAGTATCCTTTAACAGTGTCCGTACGGCAGTGTCCAATCTCAATTCTTTTGTACAGGAGCATATCACAGGGATGAGTATCGTACAGATTTTCAATAGTGAAGATCGAGAACATGAAAAATTTAAAGCCATCAATCGAGAACACCGAAAGGCTAACATTAAATCGGTTTTGTATTATTCCGTATACTTTCCTGTCGCAGAAGTTATTCAGGCTATTGGTATTGGCCTAGTAGTTTGGTACGGTGCGGTAAAGATGATTGATGCCGAATATCAACCTGGCGTATTGATTGCCTTCATCATGTATATTCAGATGTTTTTTCGTCCGATTAGGATGATTGCGGACAAGTTCAATACCCTGCAACTAGGCATTGTGAGTTCTAATCGACTTATCGATTTACTAGAAAACGATGAGCACATCTCCAACGAAGGTTCGTTTAACCCTGCCCAGCTCGAGGGCTATGTGTCTTTCAAAGACGTGTGGTTTGCCTATAATGATGAAGATTATGTACTAAAAAACATCAATTTCGAAGTAGCAGCAGGGCAGACCATTGCCTTGGTGGGAGCTACTGGTGCGGGCAAGTCTTCGGTAATCAACCTACTGAGTCGATTTTATGATATCAATAAAGGCAGTATAACCGTAGACGATCATGATATTCATGACTATGAGTTGAGTGCTTTGCGTCAAAATATTGGAGTGGTGCTTCAGGATGTGTTTTTGTTTTCCGATACCATCGAAAAAAATATTACGTTGGGTAACGTAGACATCACTCGACAGCAAGTGATGGATGCTGCGGAGCTAGTAGGTGCGCGTGAGTTTATCGAGCGGTTGCCAGGAGGCTTGGATTATAATGTGATGGAGCGAGGAGCAACCTTGTCTGTAGGGCAGCGACAGTTGATTTCCTTTGTGAGGGCTATGGTTTACAATCCTAAAATCATTGTGCTCGATGAGGCTACGTCTAGTGTAGATACAGAGACCGAAGAGTTGATTCAACAGGCCATAGATCGTATGATGAAGGGGCGTACGTCTATTGTGATTGCCCATCGATTATCTACAATACAGCACGCTGACAAGATATTGGTGCTAGAGCGGGGGGAGATAAAAGAAACTGGCTCGCACGACGAATTGCTTGCAAAAGACGGTTATTATGCACAACTTCATAAAATGCAATACAAGGAAGTCACTAATAAGAGCGCTTGA
- a CDS encoding shikimate kinase, protein MSNSSKIFLVGMPGSGKSTFGKKLAEKLNRNFFDLDVEIERMAGWVIPDIFAQVGENYFRELEQSVLLMLIKLNEPSVIATGGGAPCFFDNMDQMNKAGVSIFLDTPLDTIVERVKEAKSTRPLVNQMADGTIASDMQALYAKRLPHYKKASFTTNSNLEDIILFLEAL, encoded by the coding sequence TTGAGTAATTCATCAAAAATATTTTTAGTGGGCATGCCTGGGTCGGGCAAATCCACCTTTGGTAAAAAATTGGCTGAAAAGCTCAATAGAAATTTCTTTGACTTGGATGTAGAAATTGAGCGTATGGCTGGCTGGGTGATTCCAGATATTTTTGCTCAAGTGGGTGAGAATTATTTTCGAGAGTTGGAGCAGAGTGTATTGCTGATGCTCATCAAACTCAATGAGCCGTCAGTGATAGCTACAGGTGGAGGGGCACCTTGCTTCTTCGATAATATGGATCAAATGAATAAGGCGGGAGTTTCTATTTTTTTGGATACACCGTTAGATACCATTGTGGAGCGAGTAAAAGAGGCCAAAAGTACTCGCCCTTTGGTCAATCAAATGGCTGACGGCACTATTGCAAGCGACATGCAGGCCTTATACGCGAAGAGACTTCCTCATTATAAGAAAGCCTCATTCACTACCAATTCGAATCTTGAAGACATCATCCTGTTCTTGGAGGCGCTTTAA
- the proS gene encoding proline--tRNA ligase, whose amino-acid sequence MSKGLPKRSEDYSLWYNELVKRADLAENSAVRGCMVIKPYGYAIWEKMQATLDEMFKDTGHSNAYFPLFIPKSYLSKEAAHVEGFAKECAVVTHYRLKNDENGKGVVVDPEAKLEEELIVRPTSETVIWNSYKNWIQSYRDLPLLINQWANVVRWEMRTRLFLRTAEFLWQEGHTAHATRQEAIDETVQMMNVYADFAENYLALPVLRGVKTESERFAGAEDTYCIEALMQDGKALQAGTSHFLGQNFAKAFDVKFANAEGGAMEYVWGTSWGVSTRLMGALIMAHSDDQGLVLPPKLAPFQVVIVPIFKSDEQLAEIAEVALKIKEDLKRIGISVKFDNRKTHKPGWKFAEYELKGTPVRIAIGPKDLENNTVEVARRDLLEKNVMPLDDSFAQSISELLDNIQETIYKKALDYRTSRSFEVDTYDEFKKIINSEEGGFVYAHWDGTAETEEKIKNETKATIRCIPIDQKEKEGKCVYSGKPSKGRVVFAKAY is encoded by the coding sequence ATGAGTAAAGGATTACCAAAGCGGAGCGAAGATTATTCTTTGTGGTATAATGAATTAGTGAAAAGGGCAGATCTTGCTGAAAACTCAGCAGTACGTGGTTGTATGGTCATCAAACCATATGGCTATGCCATATGGGAAAAGATGCAAGCCACCTTGGACGAGATGTTTAAAGACACGGGTCATTCCAATGCCTATTTCCCTCTGTTTATACCTAAATCTTACTTGAGCAAAGAAGCTGCTCACGTAGAAGGTTTTGCTAAAGAATGTGCGGTAGTTACTCATTATCGTTTGAAAAACGATGAAAACGGGAAAGGCGTAGTTGTAGATCCCGAAGCCAAACTAGAAGAAGAGTTGATTGTAAGACCTACTTCAGAGACGGTGATATGGAATTCTTATAAAAATTGGATTCAGTCTTATAGAGATTTGCCTTTGCTGATCAATCAGTGGGCCAATGTAGTGCGCTGGGAAATGAGAACGCGTTTGTTTTTAAGAACGGCAGAATTTCTATGGCAAGAAGGCCATACCGCTCATGCTACCAGGCAAGAGGCTATTGACGAGACTGTACAGATGATGAATGTCTATGCGGACTTTGCCGAAAACTATCTCGCTTTACCTGTACTTCGCGGTGTGAAAACGGAGAGCGAGAGGTTTGCAGGTGCAGAAGACACGTATTGTATCGAAGCTTTGATGCAAGATGGCAAGGCTTTGCAAGCAGGGACGTCTCACTTCTTAGGGCAGAATTTTGCGAAAGCATTTGATGTGAAATTTGCAAATGCAGAAGGCGGAGCCATGGAATATGTATGGGGTACGTCTTGGGGGGTGAGTACACGATTGATGGGAGCACTTATTATGGCACATTCTGACGATCAAGGATTGGTGTTGCCTCCTAAATTGGCACCCTTTCAGGTGGTGATTGTACCTATTTTCAAAAGCGACGAGCAGCTAGCCGAAATAGCTGAAGTAGCTTTGAAAATAAAAGAAGATTTGAAAAGAATTGGCATCAGTGTGAAGTTTGATAATCGCAAGACACACAAGCCAGGATGGAAATTTGCAGAGTACGAACTCAAAGGAACGCCTGTGAGAATTGCGATCGGACCAAAAGATTTGGAAAACAATACAGTGGAGGTGGCACGTAGAGATTTGCTTGAAAAGAACGTGATGCCATTGGATGATAGTTTTGCGCAAAGCATATCTGAATTGCTTGATAACATCCAAGAAACGATTTACAAAAAGGCTTTGGATTATAGAACTTCGCGGTCGTTTGAAGTAGATACATACGATGAGTTCAAAAAGATCATCAACAGCGAAGAAGGTGGATTTGTATATGCACATTGGGATGGCACTGCCGAAACAGAGGAGAAGATCAAGAACGAAACAAAAGCGACGATTCGTTGTATTCCCATTGATCAGAAGGAAAAAGAAGGTAAATGTGTCTATTCGGGCAAACCGTCTAAAGGTCGAGTAGTATTTGCAAAAGCATATTAA
- a CDS encoding NfeD family protein — translation MLDYFLIAFIILSGIALIIVEIIFVPGTTVVGVLGLLIGLYGVYRSYELYGSETGHWVLAGSMVLGLVVTIFSFKSGAWNKFSNKSVMKTPVNEGLTSGLEIGKEGFSISSLKPIGKAEFDNKTYEVTSLGNFVEENKTVRIIKVERNKIFVEPIN, via the coding sequence TTGCTGGACTACTTTCTTATAGCGTTTATAATCCTTTCAGGTATTGCACTGATTATCGTGGAGATCATTTTTGTGCCAGGCACTACGGTGGTAGGTGTTTTAGGCCTTTTGATAGGTCTTTATGGAGTGTATAGAAGTTATGAATTGTATGGTAGCGAAACGGGGCACTGGGTATTGGCAGGGTCTATGGTTTTGGGACTTGTAGTTACCATTTTCAGTTTTAAATCTGGTGCTTGGAACAAATTTTCGAATAAGAGTGTAATGAAGACGCCCGTAAACGAAGGGCTGACGTCAGGATTGGAAATAGGGAAAGAAGGCTTTTCTATCTCTTCATTGAAACCAATAGGCAAAGCCGAATTTGACAATAAAACATACGAAGTGACTTCGCTTGGAAATTTTGTAGAGGAAAACAAAACTGTTAGAATTATCAAAGTAGAGCGAAATAAAATATTTGTTGAACCAATAAACTAA
- the floA gene encoding flotillin-like protein FloA (flotillin-like protein involved in membrane lipid rafts): MSSMMMIFALFGAIILFFTFLYFVPVNLWITAVFSNVRVGLAELVFMRIRKVPPSLVVNSLITATKAGLSVTSNELETHYLAGGNVPSVIKALISADKANIALEFNQAAAIDLAGRDVFEAVQISVNPKVITTPRVAAVASDGIQLIAVARVTVRANLAQLVGGAGEDTILARVGEGIVTSIGSAVTHKEVLENPDKISKLVLTRGLDAGTAFEILSIDIADVDVGKNIGADLQIDQAAADLKVAEAKAEERRAMAVAVEQEMKAKAQEAKAKVIEAEAEIPKAMAQAFIDGNLGIMDYYKMDNIKADTEMRESISKPKSSGSASKKPSK, encoded by the coding sequence ATGAGTAGTATGATGATGATTTTTGCGCTTTTTGGAGCCATAATCTTATTTTTCACCTTTCTGTATTTTGTTCCAGTCAACCTCTGGATCACAGCAGTATTTTCTAATGTGCGTGTAGGGCTGGCAGAGCTGGTTTTTATGCGAATCAGAAAAGTACCGCCTTCATTGGTGGTTAATTCTTTGATTACTGCCACTAAAGCAGGTCTCTCTGTGACTTCCAATGAATTGGAAACGCACTATTTGGCTGGCGGAAATGTGCCTAGTGTAATTAAAGCTTTGATTTCTGCAGATAAAGCAAATATTGCTTTGGAATTCAACCAAGCAGCAGCTATCGATTTGGCAGGTAGAGATGTATTCGAAGCCGTTCAGATTTCGGTAAACCCTAAAGTAATCACTACACCAAGAGTGGCTGCAGTAGCTTCGGACGGTATTCAGCTGATCGCAGTAGCTAGAGTCACCGTGAGAGCCAACTTGGCACAACTTGTAGGTGGAGCAGGGGAAGATACTATTTTGGCTAGAGTGGGAGAAGGTATTGTGACCTCTATCGGTTCGGCAGTGACCCACAAAGAAGTACTAGAAAACCCAGATAAAATCTCGAAATTAGTACTTACTAGAGGTTTGGACGCAGGTACAGCTTTCGAAATCTTGTCGATCGATATTGCAGACGTAGATGTAGGTAAAAACATTGGTGCGGACTTACAAATAGATCAAGCGGCGGCAGATTTGAAAGTAGCCGAAGCTAAAGCAGAAGAACGTAGAGCCATGGCGGTAGCCGTAGAGCAAGAGATGAAAGCCAAGGCACAAGAAGCTAAAGCCAAAGTAATCGAAGCGGAAGCAGAGATACCAAAGGCCATGGCACAAGCCTTCATCGATGGTAATTTAGGAATCATGGATTATTACAAAATGGACAATATCAAAGCCGATACGGAAATGAGAGAGTCTATTTCTAAACCTAAAAGCTCAGGATCGGCTAGCAAGAAGCCTTCCAAATAA
- a CDS encoding carboxypeptidase-like regulatory domain-containing protein, with product MPVFFVPNFLLLGLLVIGISTVSWAQKVTIHGQVLDGMSLEELENVHVYLEEHVGTTTTIEGRFEFEVQHLDTLHFSLVGYDSLSLVITSVEEVQKVILAMHRSTIILESVEIASDYQANTIIKQPERQVYHVPGVKYSTQLAEKNYHMGMAAVASPMTAMYRAFSRKYKEEKKHHLYMKEKQTEDEVYNKAKENLDNAFNHIEEYFDDYYYRDFMQYTGLSVRYVSSCSMYELIKILPQAVKRYQTHLEEEGAEE from the coding sequence ATGCCCGTTTTTTTTGTGCCCAATTTTCTGCTTTTGGGGCTGTTGGTCATAGGGATAAGCACAGTCAGTTGGGCTCAAAAAGTGACTATTCACGGTCAGGTATTGGACGGAATGAGCCTCGAAGAATTAGAAAATGTTCATGTCTATTTAGAAGAACACGTAGGGACTACCACGACTATTGAAGGGCGGTTCGAATTTGAAGTACAGCATCTAGATACACTTCATTTTTCATTGGTCGGCTATGATTCCCTTTCATTAGTCATCACCAGTGTAGAAGAGGTACAGAAAGTCATCTTGGCGATGCACCGTAGTACGATCATACTAGAAAGTGTGGAAATTGCCTCAGACTATCAAGCGAACACCATCATCAAACAGCCCGAAAGGCAAGTGTACCACGTTCCAGGTGTCAAATATTCTACTCAGCTAGCAGAAAAAAACTATCATATGGGAATGGCTGCTGTAGCGAGCCCAATGACGGCTATGTACCGTGCTTTTAGCAGGAAGTACAAAGAAGAAAAAAAGCATCACCTATACATGAAAGAAAAGCAAACTGAAGATGAGGTGTACAACAAAGCCAAAGAAAACCTAGACAATGCTTTCAATCACATTGAAGAATATTTTGACGATTACTATTATAGAGATTTTATGCAGTATACAGGTCTTTCGGTTCGGTACGTGTCCTCATGTTCTATGTACGAGCTGATCAAAATCCTGCCTCAGGCAGTCAAAAGATATCAAACACATCTGGAAGAGGAAGGAGCAGAGGAGTAG